GGATTCCCGCAGAGGCGAGGGCCACGATGCGTTGGATCCCCGCCCCCTCCATGGCTGCGATCAGGTTCGCCATGCCAACGGACAGAAGATCCGGCGCCTCGGCCGCGCGGCGATGGCCGAGCGTCGAGATTACTGCGTCGTGGCCCTGCACCGCCTCGGCGAGGGCGGCCTGGTCCCGGACGTTCACGGACACGCGCTGCAGCCCGGGGTGCGCAAGGTCGATGGCTTCAGGCGAGCGCGACAGGATCGTGACCGTGTGGTTGCGGCTCAGCGCTTCCATGACGACGCGACGGCCCAGGCGGCCCGTTCCCCCGGTGACGATGAGGCGCATCGATGAGTCTCCGTTTCATGCGCAAAATGGGACGAACAGGACGGGGGCATCCCCGTCCTGTTCGTGAGCATAGCAGGTTCGCGCCGAAGCGTGCGTTATGCCTTCAGGGCTTCGAGCCTCGCGAGCGCCCGGGGGAAGAGGATGTTGTTCTCCTTGTGGATGTGGGTGAAGGTGTCGCTTTCGAGCTCGGCGAGCCCCGCGAAGAGCGCGCGGTAGGAGTTGCAGGCATCGTCGGGGGCCGTGAACCCGCCGCTCAGCTCGCGCATGCGCTCAAGGTCGTGGCCGGCGCCGTCGTGCTCGGCTTCCATCGCCCGGATGGGATGCTGGACGGGGAAGCCCGCGTCCCCGTGAGCCAGCCGAATGAGCGCCGGGAAGAGGATCTGCTCCTCTTTCACCAGGTGCTCGGCCATTTCGGCATGGAAAGCCTGGTAGACCTGGTTCAGCTCGACGAGCTCCGGGTGGCGATCGCCGTGGACGTTCGCGACCTTGAGCGAGAGCGCCGCCAGGCGCGGCATCGCCTCGTGCAGGTAGGCGTGGTGCGTCTCGACGAGGTGCTCGACGAGCGTGTCGAGCGGGGTGTCGGCCCAGTCGAGCTCGGGGGGGACGGCCTGGTCCATGGCCGCCTGGATCTCATCGAGCAAGGCCTGGGCGTCCAGCCCTTTCCTGGCGCAGACGGCCTGGACGCTGAGCTTGCCGCCGCAGCAGTAATCGATGCCGTGCGTTTCGAAGACTTTCGCCAGGAGGGGGTGGGCCGTCACGATCTGGCCGACGGGGGTTTCGAGAGTGGGAGTCATGCGGGGTCTCCTTCCGTGAGGCGGCGCGTGAGGGCCGTAGGTTGGCCCTGGTCGAGGCCAGCATATCCTCGCGATCGCACCCCCTCAATGAGATGCCTCATAAGTGGCTTTTGACGCTCCATTCGCCCGTGGGTATGATGGCCTGAACGACTGAGGAAGGGATTGCCCGTGGCCCAACAAGACGCCGTGCTCCTCGAAGCGAAGGCAGCGCTCGAAGCAGGAGACGATGTGCAGGCGGAAGCCCTGCTCGCGGGGCGAACCGATCGCCGTGCCACGCTCTTGCGGGCGAGTATCCGTTGCGGCCGTGGCGAGCACCTGGAGGCGGTGCGCCTCCTGAAGACCGTCATCGCCGAGAAAGAGACCGCCCAGGCCTACTATCGCCTCGGGATGTGCTGGGAGCACCTCGGCCAGTGGGACGGCGCCG
The nucleotide sequence above comes from bacterium. Encoded proteins:
- a CDS encoding NAD(P)H-binding protein, with protein sequence MRLIVTGGTGRLGRRVVMEALSRNHTVTILSRSPEAIDLAHPGLQRVSVNVRDQAALAEAVQGHDAVISTLGHRRAAEAPDLLSVGMANLIAAMEGAGIQRIVALASAGILQLDASRLRFERAGYPEAFRAGSQAHLKAWEHLEASALDWTLVCPPELVEGDREALLSVQADYLPEGPLKVSMEALARWMIDALPDASCSRKRVGILSPTP
- the ric gene encoding iron-sulfur cluster repair di-iron protein → MTPTLETPVGQIVTAHPLLAKVFETHGIDYCCGGKLSVQAVCARKGLDAQALLDEIQAAMDQAVPPELDWADTPLDTLVEHLVETHHAYLHEAMPRLAALSLKVANVHGDRHPELVELNQVYQAFHAEMAEHLVKEEQILFPALIRLAHGDAGFPVQHPIRAMEAEHDGAGHDLERMRELSGGFTAPDDACNSYRALFAGLAELESDTFTHIHKENNILFPRALARLEALKA